The genomic region cctgcatctcctcttgaCTCTGGAGTGAAGGTGTCTCTGTCTCCCACTTCAGCTTCCTGTAGCTTGCTGCCCTGCTCCGTCTcagaggacactctccagcacggGTGGCTTTCTAGaatgtggtggggcaggaggcacctgggttgctcctccctctgctctagtTATTCCCAGCCCAAATCCAGAGCGTGCCAGCTATCCTGCACCACTGctcccccaggcagggctgagctaaaCCTTTCTTAGCCCCCCGCCCAGGAActgtccaccacctccctgggcaagtgGGTGTCTGGAGGCTATTGAAGCCCACCAGAGAGAAAGGTAGGGAAGCCCTTGGTCCCTCTCCAGGGCCACAGGTGTTCCCCAGACTCCCTGTGCTGGGAAACTTATGGGAGGGACTCTATGGGAGAAGCTAAGTACCAGAATCTTGACTTTCTCTTGCAAACTCATGGCTGGATATTCACCacacttttaattcaaagtgttcattgacagaaggaagagatgcaggaggtACACAAGGTtcttgcagggaggaaggattaATATATTAACCCACCAGGAAAtatggctggaaaagcagaaaatcctctttttctttctttctcttccccatagtcttccccccacctcctttaagcagtggctgatgaggatgcagtgattttacccggagctcctctgggccagaaggcacctctggggacacacagggctggggtgggacagcCCCCGTGCCTCTCCAGTTTTGCCCGTCCGGTTTgtgtcagcctggcagcaggcagacatGTGCCTGTATTTTAGCAAACCGCTTTCCCCACAACACTAACAGGAGGTGTGGGTCAAGCTGGGGATGCGAGGAGGGGTCTGATGGTGCTGTCCACCATGGTGATGCCACATGTTGCCGCTGGTAATGGGGCCACATGGATGTaaagaccctcctcttcctcctggctgcaaAGATGCTTCTCCACCAGCCTCCCCACGCAGATAGTTGCGGCACCAGCAGATGATTGTTCCaccttggtttttttctcttttttcccagaacTCCATCCGGCACAACCTCTCCTCAAACAAGTGCTTCATCAAGGTGCCTCGAGAGAAGGACAAGCCAGGGAGAGGTGGCTTTTGGAAGCTTGACCCGCAATACGTTGAGCAGCTCAAGAGTGGtgccttcaaaaagcagaggatgcgCCCAGTGCAGATCCTCCCAGCCTCCACTGCGAAAGCCCAGCAAGAAGCACAGCGTGGTGCCTCCCTGGCTGCTTCAGCTTGTGCCTCCAATAAAGTCCTCTCTGTCAACCTggagtcacagctgctgctgaaaaagtTTGAAGAAGGTAATGGCAACCAGCACTGGAATCCAGTGGATGGCAATAGAGGGCTCAAGCGCAAGCAGCCCTTGCccaagcaaacagccaaagcgTGTCGGCTTTCCAATTCCGCCTTgctgagccaggaggagcagaccCAGCTGGAATCCCTGAAAGGGGACTCTGACCCCAGCCTGAACAGAGAGGTCTCCACTTTTGGGGATCTGGAGCTCTTATCTCCAGTCAGCCTCAAAACGCTCAACCTGGAGTTGATGGCACAAGGGCACCACTTTGAATGTCCCCAGGGGCCGGAGCAGGTCCTCACTGAGTCCTCCCAGAACAGCCTGAGCCTGGACGAAAGCTTCGTGtccacttctttcctgcagcatctctgtgatgaAGGGACAAGCGATCTCCTCTCAAATTCTGCCAATGCGGAGCAGTTGTTTGAAGTCAGCGATGCATCTGTAATAGCGGATGAGAGCAACTGGATCACTCTGGATTCCCTCTTGTAAGAGGCCAGTCACCGATCAAAGCCCACGTGTGCTTTAGCAGGATGCTCCCCCCACGCTACTGGGACTTCCAAGAACTGGATTCTTCACCTCTCCTTCGCTGTAGGTTATTAGAGGTAGAGTAGGCATCAGGTAGGAGTGAGCAGAAGCTGTAGTGTCAGTGGTTTGCCTTAGACTTGTTGAGAAGTCAAAGATTgtagagaatttctgtttagtaaCAACAGCATTTAGGACCTTTAATGTTAGCAGCAATATTTATCGAGAGAGGTTGTAGCttatgaattaataaagaagcctttaaaaaatcccattatccttgttgcaatttgtactcaaatttggggagggggtgggagtgtggaggtgggagaatcatagaatcatagaaccacagaatcgtagaatactttgggttaaagggaccttagagatcatctagttccaactcccctgccgtgggcagggacacttcccacaagatcaggttgcccagggccctgtccaacctggccttgagcacctccagggatgatgcagccacaacttccctggaaaagttCTGCATTCCTTCCCCAGTAAAGCACGAGGCAAGCTGAGAATTGAATATCTTCCGGTCACgcaaggggcagagcagggccttGGGCTGTTGCTTTGTCCAGGTGCCACCGCCTGAAGTCCCCTGGGATGCCACCACATTGGTGGGGATAGTGTCCGGTGGGCACAGGGCtacaggctctggagtgtggtgTGGATGTATTTGTCTGTACTGATAAGGCctctctttatttgctgttctcattCTATTTCCCTCTGTTGGGGCCTCCATACGGTGCCAAAGGGCTGCAGagatttgtgtgtgatttcaccttttaatggggtgttatttacaattaaaaagaataaataagaacaagccttttgcctccttgttctcctccagcccctccttaccctgtcagaccctctctcctggaggtggggggacatctcaccagcccagccctgcctgtacaCCCGGCCCGGATACACAGATGCCCTCACCCCGCtccgcagcagcacagtgattcCTCACGGGAAAACTGATGCACAAACAGCCAGCTGCGTGACAACGGCTACACGCTCTCTGTGGCACAAGGGTGGCTCTGTCCCgaggcctgggagctgctcccagcccctggagcatccttccctgtccctgcgcgGAGCTCCTGGGCGTGACATGGTGTAAGCACTCAACACTGTCCTTCTGCTCATGCCATGTTCCTACCTgcgtattcacagaatcactaggtatggaaagacctccaggctcatctagtccaatcattcctatcaaccactaaaccgtgcccctcagcacctcatccacctgccatttacatgactcaatcccctcactgggcagcctctgccagtgcccaatgaccctttctgtgaaagattagttgtagagagcaacaaggtctcccctcagcctcctcttctctatccctccacatgccctgtgaaacacAAGTGGCTTTGGAGACCTGGTGGGCACAGGagtgtgagcagagctgcacaaaagctgcagaaacaaccaaatccttgcaaaatcaactaagctgagaagcagtcgggctctgccagggctttgCAGAAAATCGGCACACgctcagctgctggggcaggcgcggtgggggcagtgggtcaagaggcagcaggtttgggaagCTCCGAGGTGTTTTAACACAGGGTGCGCAGCACAAAGTGCgatcagcataaaagcccaaactctccaatactctgtgaaatcaagttttactcattacaacaataaatgtaataaatgattCGTAGGGATTAACAGcgttaacagtaacagctttccaggcaaCTGTCACGGTCCACTCGTGGACGCGTGATGGTTCGTTTCATTTATGGTTTCAGAgcgcaaataattcaaagagtcaagggagtcaaaTTTCAGTCTAACCTGGCACTTTATTACTTATGCCCGTAAAGCGACGtacgatagaaagagacagagaacaaggaaagagatggggagaagagggaaggaaaaggggttcatgGCTACCACCACGGGTCCCCAGATGTCCGGCGTCTCTGGGAGACAAGGTCCAGAAGGCgttctgctgttttggtctttgatggaggtgatcccagAGTGGGGGGGTCTTCTTCTGTCTCGGTCTTCTGTTCCCccctaattcagctgctccagagctgtcttttatgccagTCAATACATGCCTTGCGCATTCAACTCTGGCTTTGCAGcctaaaaatgtagatttataCTCTTAAAATTGGCTTTCATGTCCTATAGGCTTTGGATCCTAATAAAAAGACTTCGGGCTATATCAATGCGAGTTTTGGCTCTCCACATTTGAGTCTGTAAACTAAAGACTTTGCaccctaaaaataaagcttcataCCCTAAAATGAGGATTACAACTCTAAAATATAAGCTTAGTACCCCAACAAAGAAGGGTTGACACACTACAGATGAGGCCTTGTATTCTAAAAATTAGGATCTGGATTTGAAACTGATTCTTTGAGCCTTAAAAATGTTGGACCCAAAATATGTTTGGATGATACAATAAGGctttcaacaataaaaaaatgaggcttTAAGGCCTTAAATGAGGTTTAGATGACGAGTCTGAACAATTACATTGTGGCTTTGTACCCTAGAATTCATGCTTTGGACTCTAACTATTACTTTTGAAACTAAAAATGGTACTTTGGACCCTACAGTGATAACTCAAACTCTACAACTGCAAGTCTTAGGAAGAAAGTGGCTTTGGCCCTAAAAATGGGAGTGTAGACCTGCAAGATGAAGCTTTGGGCCTTAAAATAAGATGATGGGTCCTAAAATTAAGACTTGGAGCTGCAAAAGATAGGCTTGGACCCCGTCAATGAGAATTTAGACCCTAAATCTAAAACTTTTGAGTTCTTTAATCTTAGGTTTGGATACCGAAATGAGGATTTAGAATCTGAAATGACCTTTTGTGTCTCAAA from Phaenicophaeus curvirostris isolate KB17595 chromosome 3, BPBGC_Pcur_1.0, whole genome shotgun sequence harbors:
- the LOC138718486 gene encoding forkhead box protein J1-like, with amino-acid sequence MAEGWLSHEETGKDRGQEGSRRDSDDVDDSLPNLTWLLDFSIISASMGNSSCCPSSPDPHSCQGIPSFAAPCSPLGTDQLCMEMPQTPRMPISSSSWMMEHHVVSTHPQLTAGIDYQTNPYIKPPYSYTTLICMAMEASKEPQVTLSDIYKWITDNFCYFRQADPVWQNSIRHNLSSNKCFIKVPREKDKPGRGGFWKLDPQYVEQLKSGAFKKQRMRPVQILPASTAKAQQEAQRGASLAASACASNKVLSVNLESQLLLKKFEEGNGNQHWNPVDGNRGLKRKQPLPKQTAKACRLSNSALLSQEEQTQLESLKGDSDPSLNREVSTFGDLELLSPVSLKTLNLELMAQGHHFECPQGPEQVLTESSQNSLSLDESFVSTSFLQHLCDEGTSDLLSNSANAEQLFEVSDASVIADESNWITLDSLL